A window of Ignavibacteriales bacterium contains these coding sequences:
- the truB gene encoding tRNA pseudouridine(55) synthase TruB, which produces MINKTTTDLTEVDFEQGEVVLIDKMINRPSFHIIYKIRKTIGVKKVGHAGTLDPNATGLLIVCTGKKTKEIESFQNLEKTYTGTITLGSATKSMDSESEVIEQKSTDGISEEDIYKARDLFLGKINQTPPMYSAIKHKGKALYKYARKGIEVYRASREINVYKFEITQIDLPNIYFEINCSKGTYIRVLANDLGQVLGCGAYLSSLNRTRIGEYNVKDALTIDEFINLFKKNISIAPVMQINN; this is translated from the coding sequence ATGATAAACAAAACAACGACTGATCTTACTGAAGTTGATTTTGAACAAGGCGAAGTTGTTCTTATTGATAAAATGATTAATAGACCATCGTTTCATATTATATATAAAATCAGGAAAACTATTGGTGTAAAAAAAGTTGGTCATGCCGGTACGCTTGATCCTAATGCAACTGGTTTACTTATTGTTTGCACTGGCAAAAAAACTAAAGAAATAGAATCGTTTCAGAATCTTGAAAAAACATATACCGGAACAATTACACTTGGTTCGGCAACAAAGTCGATGGATTCCGAATCTGAAGTGATAGAACAAAAAAGTACTGATGGTATAAGTGAAGAGGATATTTATAAAGCAAGAGATTTATTTCTTGGAAAGATAAACCAAACTCCACCGATGTACTCGGCTATTAAGCATAAAGGAAAAGCACTTTACAAATATGCAAGAAAAGGAATTGAAGTTTACAGGGCATCCAGGGAAATAAATGTTTATAAATTTGAAATTACCCAAATCGATTTGCCCAATATTTATTTTGAGATTAATTGTTCAAAAGGAACTTACATTAGAGTATTAGCGAATGATTTAGGACAAGTGCTTGGCTGTGGCGCTTATTTAAGCAGTTTAAATAGAACTCGAATTGGTGAATATAATGTTAAAGATGCTCTTACAATTGACGAGTTTATTAATTTATTTAAGAAAAATATTTCAATAGCACCAGTTATGCAGATTAACAATTGA
- a CDS encoding bifunctional riboflavin kinase/FAD synthetase, translating into MKIFQDILQVSKKKNTVLTIGTFDGFHLGHQKIMEQVIIDTNGRGGRSLVITFEPHPRNVISKDYNLKLLTSTEEKISLIKKAGIENILIIKFSEEFSKLTAEEFIRDYIVAKIGASELVIGHDHRLGRDRIGDESKLKELGKQFSFDVAPVNAVKINGEIVSSTIIRAALLEGNIDKANAFLGRSYSFSGKVVTGAMRGRELGFPTANIELDENQKLVPANGIYIVEFFVNSKKHFGLMNIGTRPTFEDSLKVVIEVYLYDFNNDIYGKNVSVNIIHRMREELKYPAKEELIAQMEIDKIKGLEIIKRLTN; encoded by the coding sequence ATGAAAATCTTTCAAGATATATTGCAGGTTAGTAAAAAGAAAAATACTGTTCTAACAATCGGAACATTTGATGGCTTCCATTTAGGTCATCAAAAAATAATGGAGCAGGTTATTATTGATACTAACGGAAGAGGTGGCAGAAGTCTTGTAATTACTTTCGAACCTCATCCAAGAAATGTAATTTCTAAAGATTATAATCTTAAACTGTTGACTTCAACAGAAGAAAAAATTTCTTTAATAAAAAAAGCAGGCATTGAAAATATTCTTATTATAAAATTCTCTGAAGAATTTTCGAAGTTAACAGCGGAAGAATTTATTAGAGATTATATCGTTGCAAAAATTGGAGCGAGTGAATTAGTAATCGGTCACGATCATCGTTTGGGAAGGGACAGAATTGGCGATGAGAGCAAACTTAAAGAGTTGGGTAAACAATTTTCTTTTGATGTTGCTCCGGTAAATGCTGTAAAAATTAATGGAGAAATTGTAAGCAGTACAATAATCAGGGCTGCCTTGCTTGAGGGTAATATTGATAAAGCAAATGCTTTTCTTGGAAGAAGTTATTCTTTTTCCGGGAAAGTTGTTACGGGTGCTATGCGAGGACGAGAACTTGGTTTCCCAACAGCAAACATTGAATTAGATGAAAATCAAAAACTTGTTCCGGCTAATGGGATTTATATTGTGGAATTTTTTGTTAACTCAAAAAAACATTTTGGATTGATGAACATTGGAACACGCCCAACTTTTGAAGATTCATTAAAAGTTGTTATTGAAGTTTACCTTTATGATTTCAATAATGATATTTATGGAAAAAATGTATCGGTAAATATAATTCACCGTATGCGCGAAGAATTGAAATATCCAGCAAAAGAAGAATTAATTGCGCAAATGGAAATTGACAAAATTAAAGGATTAGAAATAATAAAAAGATTAACTAACTAA
- the rpsO gene encoding 30S ribosomal protein S15, translating to MPITFEEKHELIRKYGKNEKDSGTAEVQIAILTKRINDLTGHFAVHKKDHHSRRGLMMLVGKRRRMLDYLADKDIERYRNIIKELNIRK from the coding sequence ATGCCTATTACATTTGAAGAAAAACATGAACTTATCAGGAAATATGGTAAGAACGAAAAAGACAGCGGAACCGCCGAGGTTCAAATTGCAATTCTTACAAAAAGAATTAACGATTTGACAGGACATTTTGCTGTACACAAAAAGGATCATCATTCAAGACGTGGATTGATGATGCTGGTTGGTAAAAGAAGAAGAATGCTCGATTACCTTGCAGATAAGGATATTGAGCGATACAGAAATATTATAAAAGAATTAAACATAAGGAAGTAG
- the pnp gene encoding polyribonucleotide nucleotidyltransferase: MVYTKEVEIGGKIISIETGRYAKQADGAVMVRLGDTMVFVSAVASDEVKEDQDFFPLSVEYREKSFAAGKIPGGFFKREGKPSEKEVLSARLIDRPLRPLFNNNFKNETQVIAFVYSFDGENESDILGAIGASTALTISRIPLLEPIGEVRVGRINNQIIINPTLAEIAISDYELIVAGTADSIMMVEGEGNEIGEVELLDALKVAHEEIKKLVQVQIELRELCGKPKMEVAVKTVDENLVTDVKALAHDKYAETVSTILAKEERSAKNKEINTFVLESLKEKYPDQEKEIKQLLHDTEKELMRKRILDEGLRLDGRNTTQIRNISIELGVLPRTHGSALFTRGETQSLTTLTLGTKNDEQKIDGLQEEYTKRFLLHYNFPPFSVGEVGRISNVGRREVGHGNLAERAIKKLMPDELKFPYTVRLNSDILESNGSSSMATVCAGSLALMDGGVPLKKQVAGIAMGLVKEENKFSVLSDILGNEDHLGDMDFKVAGTTDGITAIQMDIKIQGISFEIMEKALAQAKEGRFHILSIMNEAILKPKETISKYAPSLITIQIQTDQIGLLIGPGGKTVQGLQKLYGVDINIQEDGTVSIAAADSEAARKCKDYIKLLTATPEIGEVYEGRVIKIMEFGAFVEFMPGKEGLLHISQIDNKKIAKVTDVMKEGDTFKVKLLKVENGKYSLSKKALLAPEKPIRTEEPKQG; the protein is encoded by the coding sequence ATGGTATATACAAAAGAAGTTGAAATTGGCGGTAAGATTATTTCTATTGAAACCGGCAGATATGCTAAGCAAGCGGATGGTGCTGTTATGGTTCGCCTTGGCGATACGATGGTTTTTGTTAGCGCCGTTGCCTCGGATGAAGTAAAAGAGGATCAGGATTTTTTCCCTTTATCTGTTGAATACAGAGAAAAATCTTTCGCAGCCGGAAAAATTCCAGGTGGATTTTTCAAACGTGAAGGAAAGCCTTCTGAAAAAGAAGTTTTAAGTGCAAGATTAATTGATAGACCACTTCGCCCATTATTTAATAACAATTTTAAGAATGAAACTCAGGTTATTGCTTTCGTTTATTCATTCGATGGTGAAAATGAATCTGATATTCTTGGTGCAATCGGTGCATCAACGGCACTTACAATTTCAAGAATTCCTCTGCTAGAGCCAATTGGTGAAGTTAGAGTTGGAAGAATAAATAATCAGATAATTATAAATCCAACTTTGGCAGAAATTGCAATAAGTGATTATGAACTTATTGTTGCTGGTACAGCCGATTCTATTATGATGGTTGAAGGCGAAGGTAACGAAATTGGTGAAGTTGAACTTCTGGATGCTCTAAAAGTTGCGCACGAGGAAATTAAAAAACTGGTTCAAGTTCAGATTGAACTCAGAGAGTTATGCGGCAAACCTAAGATGGAAGTTGCGGTAAAAACTGTTGATGAAAATCTTGTTACTGATGTTAAAGCCCTTGCACATGATAAATATGCGGAAACAGTTTCAACAATTCTTGCAAAAGAAGAACGCTCGGCTAAGAATAAAGAAATAAACACTTTTGTACTTGAATCACTGAAAGAAAAATATCCCGATCAGGAAAAAGAAATTAAGCAACTGCTGCACGATACTGAAAAAGAATTAATGCGCAAAAGAATCCTTGATGAAGGCTTGCGTCTTGATGGAAGAAACACTACACAAATCCGTAATATTTCTATTGAGCTTGGTGTGCTACCTCGTACTCACGGATCAGCTTTGTTTACGAGAGGAGAAACACAAAGTTTAACAACACTTACGCTTGGTACTAAGAATGATGAACAGAAAATAGATGGTCTGCAGGAAGAGTACACTAAAAGATTTCTGCTGCACTATAATTTTCCTCCTTTTTCTGTTGGTGAAGTTGGAAGAATTTCCAATGTTGGAAGGAGAGAAGTTGGCCACGGAAATCTTGCTGAACGGGCAATTAAAAAGTTAATGCCCGATGAATTAAAATTTCCCTATACAGTACGCTTGAATTCAGACATACTTGAATCAAATGGTTCCTCTTCTATGGCAACAGTGTGTGCAGGTTCATTGGCTTTAATGGATGGTGGAGTTCCACTTAAAAAACAAGTTGCTGGTATTGCAATGGGATTAGTAAAGGAAGAGAATAAATTTTCAGTACTTTCAGATATTCTTGGTAATGAAGATCATCTTGGCGATATGGACTTTAAAGTTGCCGGAACCACAGATGGAATAACTGCCATCCAAATGGATATTAAGATTCAGGGAATCTCTTTTGAAATTATGGAAAAAGCTCTGGCTCAGGCAAAGGAAGGAAGATTTCACATCCTTTCCATTATGAACGAAGCTATTCTAAAACCAAAGGAAACAATTTCTAAGTATGCTCCAAGTTTGATAACAATTCAGATTCAAACTGATCAGATCGGATTGCTGATTGGACCAGGTGGAAAGACAGTTCAGGGACTTCAGAAGCTTTATGGTGTTGATATCAATATACAGGAAGACGGAACTGTAAGCATTGCAGCAGCGGATAGCGAAGCTGCACGTAAATGTAAAGATTACATCAAACTTCTTACTGCTACTCCAGAAATTGGTGAAGTTTATGAAGGAAGAGTTATTAAAATTATGGAGTTCGGTGCGTTTGTGGAATTTATGCCGGGCAAAGAAGGATTGCTTCACATTTCGCAAATAGATAATAAAAAGATTGCTAAAGTAACTGATGTTATGAAAGAAGGAGATACTTTTAAAGTTAAATTGTTGAAAGTTGAAAACGGAAAATACAGTTTAAGTAAAAAAGCTTTATTGGCTCCTGAAAAACCAATTAGAACAGAAGAACCAAAACAAGGTTAG